CTACTCGCAAGAAACAGGCGAAGAAGTCTCGCAGCGTCGACGCGCCCAGCCCCTCTAGAGTCTCTAACCCTTCTGTTACGGGTTCTCCTCTGTCGCGATCAGCTCCTACTCCGCGCTCTTTAGTGGCTTCTGCCGGGCCTTCTCCGGCTCATGGTGGGGCATTGCTTTCCCAGCCCGAATTTCCACAACTTCATCTTCCGCCTCCTCCTACATTGCTCAATTTCGACGGCTACTCGCAGGGTCAATTTTCTCTTGCAGATGCCAACGTGGAGGGGAACAAGTCCCTGGAGAGCATCCAGTATAACTTTGGAAATAACGATCAGTCCATGGTATGTGGTTTTTGGTGCACTTCAGGTGCTGGATTCTTACGGATTGTTCTGTTCTCCAGATGTTTGCCCACTATGACACCAACGGTGCTTACCAACAATTGTCGGGAGGTCTAAATGCTGGGTCATGGACCCAACAATCATTCGCTGGAACGACTCCCCAACTCGAAGCGAAACTCCAAGGTCTTCATCAACAACTCGCAGGGCCATTCTCTCCCCCTGCTGCCGTACTTCCTCAAAATACCGCCGATACCACTCAAATCAAGGActtcttttccttccctGCTCTGGAGAACGTCAATTTCAATTTGGGTACTGGGAACGAAGATGCTTTCTTCAACACTATCTTCCATCCCGACCTGTATGCTCAGGATCAGGTCGATGCTACACCTAACCTCGACCTCACTGACGCTCATGAAATTGCACTTCACCTCAATCAAGTTCAGTACAACTTTGCTGACGACAACCTCTTCTCGACCTTTGGCAGACTGCAATGATCACGATCACGACCACCATTTATGATTCACGACACCTCTCTCATCAATTGATCTCAtctgtatttttatttttttcatttcaacACATTGGCATATGCATTTTATGGATTTGGATTCTGGGGCTTCGTTCGCATTCTGTATTTACCATACAACCGCTCATTGATTGAGAGTACCGGTTGTCTATTCTTCATGTACATATTTTATCATCTTCGTTCTATCTGCAATACATCCTTCTAGACGGTCATACTATATACACAAGATCTTGAGCAAGAGTTGAGAGAACGTTACGCGGTGGGTTCAACGGCGGTGATGGTTTGTGCCAATTGCTCAAGCTTGGAGTCTAGTAAATCGAGGATGGACTGTAAATCGGGATGGTTCTCTCCTTCCGGGACGCTCATCAGCGTGGACGGACGGTGGTATGCGACGATAGCTCCGGGGCCGTCTGGCTTTTCGGCGACTAAGAGACGTGGTGGAACGCAGAACCCGGCTAGTGGGTTGTGCGTCAGAATCTTTTGGGCGATGAGGGGATTCCCCACGACGTAAGATACATTGGCGGGCTTCTTGACGCCGTCGTATTGAAGGATTCTGTGGTGGGGGTAGTCGAAAAAGTACCTGCAATCAAAAAGACATACAGTCCGTCAGATGAATGATGATGGTATAGACAGATTCGGCATTTACTGACAAGAAGCTATTAGGCTTGTATTTGTTGATGGTGGATATGAATTCTTCTTGATTCTTGACTGCGCGAATCTGCGCCATGATATCTTCCGAGCCTGCCTTGTTTATTTCGACATCCAGACGCGAGATGACCTCTGCGAATGGGAGGCTTGTTTCGAATCTGATGAGATCCACGGAGATGGAGGTTGTAGTTTTAGCTGTCGACATTGTCGCGTTCTTGGACTAGAGTTCAAGTGATACAGGCGCAGAAAGCTGAACTGAGGGTGCGATGCCATATTCCATCTTCAAGCACCAGATATTTAACAAGTTACCACCCCCCGCTTGGGAGAGCATGTGTCTAAGTGCGATGGACAGATGGTAAACTTCTATAGCATTTAAGCTTTTTTTTactattattattattgaaAATACCTCGGGGATATGGCCGAAGTGTATTTGACAAACCCAAAGCGCCCGCCGGGTGATACGTCCCTCCGAAACCATCAGAGCGCAGAGCGAAAATGGGTTCGATGGAGTGACAGTCGATAGTAAGCGTGATGATTATATCCAACCCATTTAATTTACGATGTAATGTTTTGAGTGAAAAGGTCTTGATGATCAGTCAGAGAtcttgtcgttgtcgttgggcgccaccaccaccaataGGGCTCCAGAGATTGCCTGTCATCAAGTACAAGGACAAGGATCAAATCGCCACAAGCAtgataaaaaaagaagacTAGCGGAAGACGTGCTTAGCACAGGTGCGACGCGACTTAAAACGCCCCGGATATGGCGGCCCGCCAAATGTTACGTAATGCATAATCTTTTCAGCCCAAGTTGCTTCATGTATACCCTTCCTCACCTCCGACCAACCTAGATTCATTCTCTCGAATTTTTAGAATGCCTACTAAGCTTAAAACAAAGTCGAAAACTGTGGATGATCTGTTGCGTCAACAAGAAGAGCctccaagaaagaaaaggcggCTTTCTATTACGGAATCTCTATCTGGGGACGAAGATTCCGCTTCCACCTCTGACGACGAAGCAAGCTCTAGCAGAGAAATAAACGACGGGAATTACCTTTCAGATTCAGAAAGTGACGATGAGCTGCAAAAACCAGAGGCACCTTCACAAATCAATGTCGAGGATCGTCTGAATCTATTCGGAAAACGCTTCACATCTCCCAAACGCACCGTCGCAAAACCTTCCGTACCTCCCCCCGTGTCGTCTTTCGCGTCCCTAGGAATATCCAGACCACTACAAAGTGCACTGAACAGCATGTCTATCAAAACACCTACAGAAGTCCAGTCGGCTTGTATACCCGTTCTCTTGGCTGGCAAGTATATATTTTTTGTATACCGATATATATCgctttttttgactttttgacGAAGGCAGAGATTGTATAGGTAACGCAAAGACAGGTTCAGGCAAAACCATCGCTTTTGCTTTGCCGATCCTACAAAAACTTTCAGTGGATCCTTATGGCATATTTGCATTAGTGTTGACTCCTACAAGGTATGTGAcattattttttttggttaTTTTTATGCTTTTTTGCCTATCATCTTTGGTTACACAGGGAACTTGCATTCCAGATTGCGGAACAGTTTGCCGTTCTTGGGTCTTCGCTGAATGTTAGGACCTCAGTCATTGTTGGAGGGATGGACATGATGGCTCAGGCGCTGGAACTCGGTAATCGCCCTCATGTCGTCATTGCGACGCCTGGTCGGTTGGTCGACCATCTGCGAAGCTCAAGTGGCGAGTGGGATCTCTCAAGAGTGAAATTTTTGGTATGTGACATTCTTGGTATTGCTAGCATATTTACCTATTATTGCGCAGGTACTTGACGAAGCGGATAGACTATTAACGGAGACGTTCTCTTCAGACTTGGGGTATCTGTTCAACGTGCTACCGAAAGAAAGACAAACGTGTCTATTCACCGCAACGCTTACACCGTCTATTGAAACCTTGGCTGAAGCGCCGCCCAGACCCGGGAAGCAGAAGCCTTTTATTCACCGAATGAAGGCGACGTGAGTTGGTCTTTGTCGACTATTGTGACGTTTCTAATCTCCAGTCTAGAGTTGAAACAGTATCGACTTTGAAGCAGCACTACATCTTGGTTCCTTCACATGTTAGAGAATCATATCTCTTTTACCTTTTATGCAACCCCCCAGAATCTACTCTGCACATGCGACGCGCGCCCCCAGAACCGACGAAAAAGAAATCCAATCCTGTAAAGTCGAAAGCGAAAAAGGCAAAGGTCGACAATGCAGACGATGAGCTGGAACAACCGCCGCCAACGATCATCTTTTGCGCCAAGCCCAAGACGGCTGCGTATCTTACCCTTTTGTTGAAGACGCTGAATATCCGTAGTACAGCGTTGCACTCGAGGCTGACCCAACGTGAGCGATTGTCATCGTTGTCGCTGTTCCGAGCGTCGGTGGTTCCTGTGCTGGTCTCTACTGATGTCGGAGCGCGTGGGTTGGATATCGAGGAGGTTGCTATGGTCATCAATTGGGATCTGCCCAGTGAGCCGGAGGAGTATACACATCGTGTGGGACGAACTGCGCGTGCTGGAAGGGGAGGTATCGCCATCAGTTTTGTGACTGAGCGCGACGAGGAGCGTGTTTTGAAAATTGAGGACCGGATCAGTGAGTTGCATTGAGAGCATTGCTTAGACCAAGTTGAGACGGAAGTTGTCTAGAAACGAAACTGGAAGAAATGACGCTGCCCGAAGACAAGGTGCTGGACAAGCTGAACGCGGTGTCGACAGCGAAACGGCTGGCGAACATGGTGAGTGATTTGTGCTGGAGATGGAATTCGGTGCCTTGACGGTATATCTGTCAGGAACTGCACGACTCTAATTTTGGCAAGAGAGAGGAGATTCACAAGATGAAATATGGGACGCGCAGAGAGGGGGAAAAGTAGACGCGAAGAGACGCGTAGATCGAGTGAGGAGTGGATCATGATGGAGGAAGTAATATAGATGAGATGTAGAGAATAGAGATCGTATTAACACGAGGCAGACCAAGCTGGGAAGACTGAAAATGGGGTGGAAATCTGGCCGGACAGGACCCCTGGCCCGAAATACGGAAATGTAGAACGCGCCCGATAAGCTGCCTGATCACAGCCATTTCTAaaatctctctctttccctccGCCCACACCAATGGACCCCGACTGGGAATCCGTTCTGCAGTTCGTCAGCGATCCCCTCGACGCCGACTACGCTGCCAACAAGCACGCCGTCCGCTCCCCAATCCAGGTCCCGACGCCCCCAGTGagctctttctccttctcgccCGCCGTCCAAGACCTGCTCACTCTCTTCTAGCAATCCAACGACGGCTCCCCTGTCGTCGATGACCCCGCCGACGCACAGACCCTCGTCTCAGTCTCCACCACCTTCTTCCCAGGCGCACAGCACCTCCCCGTCCAGCCAGACACAGTCCTTCTCTCCTCCGACAATGTCTTTTTCTACGTCCATTCACATCTCCTCATCGCTGCCTCCGAAAACGGCTTTCGCGGACATCTGCCCCAGTCCCCGTCCACATCAAAACACGGCCAAAACCCCATCATCTCCCTCCCAGAAAATTCAAAGGTTCTCAATGTGATCCTCCACGCCGTGTACGATATGTCCTGCGCGCACTACTCGCCTACCTTTCCCTGTCTCATCTCCGCCGTTAACCGCCTCCCTATCTATGGTATACGCCCAAAAAGTCGCATAGCACCCTCAATGCCCCTCTTTTCTATTCTCCTTTCCCATGCACCTTTGTATCCTATAGAATTATATGCCCTTGCCGCCTCCTTCGACCTCTACGATCTTGCCGTGTCTACATCATCGCATCTCCTCTCCTTCCCCCTGGCATCCATTACCGACGAGATGGCTGAGCGCATTGGCCCAGTCTACCTAAAGCGGCTCTTTTTCTTGCACTTTGGTCGCTCCGACGCGTTGAAGCGGGTTCTCCTCCCGCCGCCCCACCCGCATGCACCGACTCCGCTCTGCGATTTCACCGAACAGAAAAAGTTGACGAGGGCGTGGGCACTAGCATCCGCGTATCTTGCGTGGGATGCAAGGCCGGGTGAGCTCGTTGTGCTCGTATCTTAATCCCGAATACTTATACTGATGACTTAGACTTGTCGACAAGTACCATGGAGTCTGCTCTCCGTCCCTTAGCGGAACACCTCACTTGCGAGGGATGCCAACAAGCTCTGCGGGATCGCATCAAGAATCTCGTCGTACAGTGGTCTGTCGTAAAGGTGCGCGTGCTGCAACGTAATGAtcgtgaatatatgcgcttaCACTACTTCCACAGAGGACGATCTGACTCCTCATTCTTCCCTTGTTTTATCAGACCAGCATCACCATTCCATACACATATCCCACCACCGTCAATAGCAAGCTTTCGTTTCCAAGAAATTCCTCGATGTTTCCTACTTTATTTGCATTTTTCGCATTGTATCATCGCCTT
The sequence above is a segment of the Psilocybe cubensis strain MGC-MH-2018 chromosome 4, whole genome shotgun sequence genome. Coding sequences within it:
- a CDS encoding HMG-box protein STE11 — protein: MSSPRDIKTEDTLHSRDSHSPIEWPSTPTNHLSIPNIVIPQARMSDFSSEVPVSKVAREARRFEEASYQSERREPFMVNFSRNDSTSPQASITPTTPTTPTHSRGPSPSSSEPSPPKVARPPNAFMIFRSWWLKQNEIPKHVEKRQQALSRVAGQVWGLLEESEKQKWHLKASEIQRKHKEDNPDYKFVPSPRGSRKNKDKSQSLPGDVTTAEDQTKLLRERYTKYAGPSPIPTRKKQAKKSRSVDAPSPSRVSNPSVTGSPLSRSAPTPRSLVASAGPSPAHGGALLSQPEFPQLHLPPPPTLLNFDGYSQGQFSLADANVEGNKSLESIQYNFGNNDQSMMFAHYDTNGAYQQLSGGLNAGSWTQQSFAGTTPQLEAKLQGLHQQLAGPFSPPAAVLPQNTADTTQIKDFFSFPALENVNFNLGTGNEDAFFNTIFHPDLYAQDQVDATPNLDLTDAHEIALHLNQVQYNFADDNLFSTFGRLQ
- a CDS encoding ATP-dependent RNA helicase DBP8, translating into MPTKLKTKSKTVDDLLRQQEEPPRKKRRLSITESLSGDEDSASTSDDEASSSREINDGNYLSDSESDDELQKPEAPSQINVEDRLNLFGKRFTSPKRTVAKPSVPPPVSSFASLGISRPLQSALNSMSIKTPTEVQSACIPVLLAGKDCIGNAKTGSGKTIAFALPILQKLSVDPYGIFALVLTPTRELAFQIAEQFAVLGSSLNVRTSVIVGGMDMMAQALELGNRPHVVIATPGRLVDHLRSSSGEWDLSRVKFLVLDEADRLLTETFSSDLGYLFNVLPKERQTCLFTATLTPSIETLAEAPPRPGKQKPFIHRMKATVETVSTLKQHYILVPSHVRESYLFYLLCNPPESTLHMRRAPPEPTKKKSNPVKSKAKKAKVDNADDELEQPPPTIIFCAKPKTAAYLTLLLKTLNIRSTALHSRLTQRERLSSLSLFRASVVPVLVSTDVGARGLDIEEVAMVINWDLPSEPEEYTHRVGRTARAGRGGIAISFVTERDEERVLKIEDRIKTKLEEMTLPEDKVLDKLNAVSTAKRLANMELHDSNFGKREEIHKMKYGTRREGEK